In Elusimicrobium sp. An273, one genomic interval encodes:
- a CDS encoding thioredoxin family protein, protein MKKVILSVFVAVAVLACAQLGFAQQAGALPKLTSKAYASMKKDEVYVVLFSAPYCGGCHLAQQTLFPALMKKYASEKNVHFYVLDVEEDVAAADGTFLKDKWGILYLPTFVVAYNDAVMYFKSGYSDKMEAALTKEISTQVDSLK, encoded by the coding sequence ATGAAAAAAGTTATTCTCTCTGTATTTGTTGCGGTGGCGGTATTGGCTTGCGCGCAGCTTGGCTTTGCCCAGCAGGCGGGCGCTTTGCCGAAACTGACCAGCAAAGCCTATGCGTCTATGAAAAAAGACGAGGTGTACGTGGTGTTGTTTTCCGCTCCTTACTGCGGGGGATGCCACTTGGCGCAGCAGACGCTTTTTCCGGCGCTGATGAAAAAATACGCCTCGGAGAAGAACGTGCATTTCTACGTATTGGACGTGGAAGAGGACGTTGCCGCGGCTGACGGTACGTTTTTAAAAGACAAATGGGGCATCTTGTATCTGCCTACGTTTGTAGTGGCCTATAACGATGCCGTGATGTATTTCAAGTCCGGCTATTCGGATAAAATGGAAGCTGCGTTGACGAAAGAAATCAGCACGCAAGTAGATTCCTTGAAATAG
- a CDS encoding SpoVG family protein yields the protein MGEDRLKAFASVTFDDSFVVRNMKVVEGTKGVFLCMPSRKLPDGTHKDMVHPINQEFREYLEQNVLKAYEEELKKNPEGIQKTSGDSNYNLNAAESGQDAQ from the coding sequence ATGGGGGAGGATCGCCTAAAAGCGTTCGCCAGTGTAACGTTTGACGATTCCTTCGTAGTTCGCAATATGAAAGTTGTGGAAGGGACGAAAGGCGTGTTTCTCTGTATGCCTTCCCGAAAATTGCCCGACGGTACCCATAAAGATATGGTTCACCCAATTAATCAGGAATTTCGGGAATACTTGGAGCAAAATGTTTTGAAAGCCTACGAGGAAGAATTAAAAAAGAATCCTGAAGGCATCCAGAAAACAAGCGGCGATTCCAACTATAACTTAAACGCCGCAGAAAGCGGCCAAGACGCACAATAA
- the nrdD gene encoding anaerobic ribonucleoside-triphosphate reductase → MTKEEIKAKINKLKSEQTACHGTPCEVYSRVVGYLRPVQSWNKGKKEEFKMREKFSWEC, encoded by the coding sequence ATGACCAAAGAAGAAATCAAAGCGAAAATCAATAAGTTAAAATCCGAACAAACTGCGTGCCACGGCACCCCCTGCGAGGTGTACAGCCGTGTGGTTGGCTATCTGCGCCCGGTGCAGAGCTGGAACAAAGGCAAAAAAGAAGAATTTAAAATGCGGGAAAAGTTTAGCTGGGAGTGTTAG
- a CDS encoding glycoside hydrolase family protein, translating into MDYEKLAARIRKNEGLSHRPYRCSAGALTIGYGHNLDARGISKEVAELLLKQDLEIAEKQVKNAFIWWPKMDDARLGVLIEMCYNLGLLGLVGFKKMLAAVEAGDYKRAAKEMLDSKWAFQVKGRAVELSKIMETGEW; encoded by the coding sequence ATGGATTACGAAAAATTGGCGGCAAGGATTCGCAAAAATGAGGGACTTTCCCACAGACCTTACCGGTGTTCGGCCGGCGCGCTGACGATTGGATATGGGCATAATTTGGACGCCAGGGGGATTTCCAAAGAGGTGGCCGAACTACTTCTCAAGCAAGATTTGGAAATTGCGGAAAAGCAGGTTAAAAATGCTTTCATTTGGTGGCCCAAAATGGATGATGCGCGCCTGGGCGTGCTTATTGAGATGTGCTATAACCTGGGCCTTTTGGGGCTGGTAGGTTTTAAAAAGATGTTAGCGGCCGTGGAAGCGGGCGATTATAAGCGTGCGGCCAAGGAAATGCTGGACAGCAAGTGGGCGTTTCAAGTAAAGGGCCGCGCGGTGGAACTTTCCAAAATTATGGAAACCGGCGAGTGGTAA
- the ispE gene encoding 4-(cytidine 5'-diphospho)-2-C-methyl-D-erythritol kinase: protein MKTTRFCPAKVNLFLEVTGKRPDGYHELATLFAKINFGDTLVLEAEPAEQTEISLQLTGPVGPMLRADESNLACRAAKAFLDYFHLRAKINMQLEKHTPTGAGLGGGSSDAAGVLLALCELFKKDKNLLLNTAAKLGADVPVFMYEETFLKGEGIGEKLTPVPAPGPLPWLVLVYPNTVVPTKGVFARLKLPSQEEILTNRSNLDKLITDIRCAYPLAGWKHLLFNRLEDCVVPFTNSVRNVLRDLRKTNTDAVLMSGSGSTVFALVETEKDAKDLVNKLQNEERIVFSTTFHRSLKDENNGNKDTSYGGGSPKSVRQCNV from the coding sequence ATGAAGACCACACGCTTTTGCCCTGCTAAGGTAAATTTATTTTTAGAAGTCACCGGCAAACGCCCGGACGGATACCACGAATTGGCCACGCTGTTTGCCAAAATAAATTTTGGCGATACGCTGGTGCTGGAAGCGGAACCGGCCGAGCAAACCGAAATTTCGTTACAATTAACCGGCCCCGTCGGCCCGATGCTCCGGGCGGATGAAAGCAATCTGGCCTGCCGGGCGGCGAAGGCTTTTTTGGATTATTTCCACCTTCGGGCAAAAATCAACATGCAGCTTGAAAAACATACCCCCACCGGCGCCGGCTTGGGCGGAGGATCCTCGGATGCGGCGGGCGTGTTGCTGGCGCTGTGCGAGTTATTTAAAAAAGATAAAAATCTGTTGCTCAACACCGCTGCCAAACTGGGGGCGGATGTGCCGGTATTTATGTATGAAGAAACTTTCCTAAAAGGGGAAGGCATCGGCGAAAAATTAACGCCGGTTCCCGCCCCGGGGCCGCTTCCGTGGCTGGTACTGGTATATCCCAACACGGTCGTCCCCACCAAGGGAGTATTTGCCCGGTTAAAACTTCCTTCTCAAGAAGAAATCTTGACAAACCGCTCTAATTTAGATAAATTAATTACAGATATAAGATGTGCTTATCCGCTGGCCGGATGGAAACATTTGTTGTTCAACCGGCTGGAGGATTGCGTTGTTCCTTTTACAAACTCTGTACGAAATGTGCTGCGCGATTTGAGAAAAACAAATACAGATGCAGTTTTAATGTCCGGTTCCGGCTCCACGGTTTTTGCTTTAGTTGAAACTGAAAAGGATGCAAAAGATTTGGTAAATAAATTACAAAACGAGGAACGGATAGTTTTCTCTACGACATTTCATAGGAGCTTAAAGGATGAAAATAACGGAAATAAGGATACATCTTATGGGGGAGGATCGCCTAAAAGCGTTCGCCAGTGTAACGTTTGA
- a CDS encoding DUF3168 domain-containing protein: MIENIVLKVLKADSALAALVSTRIYPDMAQVKTLPAVVMSADEPTSPINEPWAYTQNLTFNIYAKTIKSAQDVRNRIYDILQQYDTFFCADLAKSGIIIHEAHAVMGSVSNHFPLDTEQAQEKVVSFDFYFTKCA; the protein is encoded by the coding sequence ATGATTGAGAATATCGTGCTTAAAGTGTTAAAAGCGGACAGCGCACTGGCGGCGTTGGTAAGCACGCGCATATACCCCGATATGGCGCAGGTTAAAACCCTGCCCGCCGTCGTTATGAGCGCGGACGAGCCGACCAGCCCGATTAATGAGCCGTGGGCGTATACGCAAAATTTGACTTTTAACATATACGCAAAAACGATAAAGAGCGCGCAGGACGTGCGAAATCGCATATACGATATACTCCAGCAGTACGATACATTCTTTTGCGCCGATTTGGCAAAAAGCGGGATTATTATACACGAGGCGCACGCGGTAATGGGCAGTGTGTCTAATCATTTCCCGCTTGACACCGAGCAGGCGCAGGAAAAAGTAGTTTCGTTTGATTTTTATTTCACAAAATGCGCCTAA
- a CDS encoding toxin-antitoxin system YwqK family antitoxin — protein MKEKIICVSTPSGRTYYRAIPLAKEFLDKEQNIVNTTGELPDGEITEFNVSSATIKNLLGGKLNGKFEVINLTNNTVTYSEQYENGKLVSITERNLNTPTDVQTKKEKAVRNYPGTVLKSSKNTNSFYCNGQEVAEETLASNGATLEILGQIPDGEVKEFNDNGLVKTEAHYKGNKLNGTVKRYSDSGVLLSQEEYVNGILQGTAEYFNPTKNDMLHAQCTYKNSFLEGRRTVTQKDGTLRQEETYKHGRLNGKRISYYPNGCKEIEENYEDGKRQGERLLYFPTGSLWYRENYNNGRLDGERFGYFASGKTRLEEFYTEGLLEGRRCIYAENGELLSAEEYHWGSLVHNTDRTTK, from the coding sequence ATGAAAGAAAAAATTATTTGTGTTTCCACCCCTTCGGGCCGGACGTATTACCGGGCGATTCCGCTGGCAAAAGAATTTTTGGATAAAGAACAAAACATCGTCAACACAACGGGCGAACTTCCTGACGGAGAAATTACAGAATTCAACGTTTCCTCCGCCACCATTAAAAACCTGCTGGGCGGAAAGCTCAACGGCAAATTTGAAGTCATTAACCTGACCAACAACACCGTTACCTACAGCGAACAATACGAAAACGGAAAGTTAGTAAGCATTACAGAACGCAATTTAAACACGCCGACGGATGTACAAACCAAGAAAGAAAAAGCCGTCCGCAATTACCCGGGAACCGTATTAAAAAGCAGTAAAAACACCAACTCCTTTTATTGCAACGGACAGGAAGTGGCGGAAGAAACCCTTGCTTCCAACGGCGCCACCCTGGAAATTTTGGGACAAATTCCCGACGGAGAAGTAAAAGAATTTAACGATAACGGCCTGGTCAAAACGGAAGCGCATTACAAAGGCAATAAATTAAACGGCACCGTTAAGCGCTACTCCGACAGCGGGGTTCTTCTGTCGCAGGAAGAATATGTAAACGGTATTTTGCAGGGGACGGCGGAGTATTTTAATCCCACTAAAAATGATATGCTCCACGCCCAGTGCACCTATAAAAATTCGTTTTTGGAAGGACGCCGCACCGTTACGCAAAAGGACGGCACCCTGCGCCAAGAAGAAACGTATAAACACGGCCGTTTAAACGGCAAACGCATTTCGTACTATCCAAACGGCTGCAAAGAAATCGAAGAAAATTATGAAGACGGAAAACGCCAGGGAGAACGGCTGCTGTATTTTCCTACCGGATCTTTATGGTACCGGGAGAATTACAACAACGGCCGTTTGGACGGCGAACGCTTTGGCTATTTTGCAAGCGGCAAAACCCGCTTGGAAGAATTCTATACCGAAGGCCTCTTGGAAGGGCGCCGCTGCATTTATGCAGAAAACGGCGAACTTCTCTCTGCGGAAGAATACCATTGGGGCTCTTTGGTGCATAATACGGACAGGACAACCAAATGA
- a CDS encoding KilA-N domain-containing protein yields the protein MTPKSTTRELTVQNITFRNISGEKGSEYICISDIAKKFTTNSQGIDVLIHSWLRNKNTIEFLGVWESINNINFNPHEFEGIKNESGVNRFNISVKQWVERTNAIGIYAKTGRYGSGTFAHYDIALEFASWLSPELKLYIIKEFQRLKYIEAERAKVEWQTGRFLAKVNYRLQTDAIKNHILPLINVPKWKEGFEYAKEADVVNMAMFGKTAADWRRENKNRKKTENIRDYASAIELAIISNLEHKNAELIKQGLSQFERLRLLTEQANEEKRILNKNLPEQGMFELPDQTKIS from the coding sequence ATGACCCCAAAATCCACCACGAGAGAACTAACCGTTCAAAACATTACTTTCCGCAATATATCCGGAGAAAAAGGTTCGGAATATATTTGTATTTCGGATATTGCTAAAAAATTTACTACAAATTCTCAAGGAATTGATGTCCTTATTCATTCTTGGCTCCGAAATAAAAACACCATAGAATTTCTCGGAGTATGGGAAAGTATTAACAACATTAATTTTAATCCCCACGAATTCGAGGGGATTAAAAATGAGTCGGGAGTAAACCGGTTTAATATTAGCGTTAAACAGTGGGTTGAACGAACTAATGCCATTGGAATTTACGCCAAAACCGGACGCTACGGAAGTGGCACTTTTGCCCACTATGACATTGCTCTAGAATTTGCCAGTTGGCTCAGCCCCGAATTAAAACTTTATATCATCAAGGAATTTCAACGATTAAAATACATTGAAGCAGAAAGAGCAAAAGTAGAATGGCAAACAGGTCGTTTCCTTGCTAAAGTAAACTATCGCCTTCAAACGGATGCAATTAAAAACCATATTCTTCCATTAATTAATGTTCCCAAATGGAAAGAAGGATTCGAATATGCAAAAGAAGCCGATGTTGTAAATATGGCAATGTTTGGTAAAACTGCTGCAGACTGGAGACGAGAAAATAAAAATCGCAAAAAAACAGAAAACATTCGCGATTATGCTTCTGCTATCGAGTTAGCTATTATCAGCAATTTAGAACATAAAAACGCTGAGCTAATAAAACAGGGGCTTTCCCAGTTTGAACGCTTACGATTATTAACCGAACAAGCCAATGAAGAAAAGAGGATTCTTAACAAGAACCTTCCCGAACAAGGAATGTTTGAATTACCTGATCAAACGAAAATCAGCTAA
- the trxA gene encoding thioredoxin yields the protein MSEVILNDSNFETEVLKHKGPVMVDFWATWCGPCRMLGPVVEEIANEYAGKVKVCKLNVDEGTDTSSKYRITSIPTIIFFKDGEVVGQTVGLQSKAALQEKLNALL from the coding sequence ATGAGCGAAGTTATTTTGAACGATTCCAATTTTGAAACGGAAGTACTTAAACATAAAGGGCCGGTGATGGTGGATTTTTGGGCGACGTGGTGCGGCCCGTGCCGTATGTTGGGCCCGGTGGTGGAAGAAATTGCCAATGAATATGCCGGGAAAGTAAAAGTCTGCAAATTGAATGTGGACGAAGGCACGGACACCAGTTCCAAATACCGCATTACCTCCATTCCTACCATTATTTTCTTTAAAGACGGCGAAGTGGTCGGCCAAACGGTGGGATTGCAATCCAAGGCGGCTTTGCAGGAAAAACTGAACGCCTTGTTATAA
- the polA gene encoding DNA polymerase I — MNNFSPQFFLIDAHGFLHRNYHALPKLSTSSGQEVGALYGFVRWLIKMLREQNPAYVAVCFDSPGGCARRKALLPSYKANRKKPDDALVSQLNLARELVDTLGLKVVAQDGIEADDLMAFLALSAAKQQVPSVLVTSDKDVYQFLNDWIHIWPSGGKDGFKGPEAAQEKFGVDVPFLPDYFSIVGDAADNIPGVMGVGPKSAVELIHKFGHLEDIIRAAQNDNPDLKPALAKKILAHEGEALLSKQLVVLDPNLQMPFSLEDYRVRTPDAEKLSALFAHYEFKNLLDFFQAPRPAAAVVAQETRVEMSLQDVLNRAGQSGAVFVHTQDDFLAVGLNAREAAVVPLSEVEPWELDALKKIIENDAVEKIGYDLKLTLRELDINVHGQFISCFDGRLAKYLLDPSGDLSFSGACLEYFSATVSEEDPRALLWEYNRFIWPLKEQLTQKLQQSGQYELYRTLELPLMMVLSDMEFAGFRIDPGWLESFKALLEQEIARLQKEIDGYAGYPVNINSTKQLGTLLFEEMKIPPVKKTKTGYSTDEAVLEQIAQTHPIARAILEYRANNKLKSTYVDNLLLMADENDKVHSYLDQTGTVTGRLSSSSPNLQNIPVRTEKGRLLRKAFCAAPGNVLLSVDYSQIDLRVLAHESQDPVLMQAFWDGGDIHTQTAAQIFGVMPLMVTDQMRSSAKAINFGIIYGQGPMGLSQSLGISMREAKEYIDNYFKNFRVVREWIDKNIAAARQNGYVKTMLGHVRYLPEFNMGVGAMASFAQRAAINTIVQGGSADIIKKAMIDVFTAYRGTPVQMTMQVHDELIFELPQQQLTEAAAHIKELMQNAVHLRVPLLASAKAGKNWYELEKLPL; from the coding sequence ATGAACAATTTTTCTCCCCAGTTTTTTTTAATTGACGCACACGGTTTTCTGCACCGCAACTATCATGCTTTGCCGAAGTTATCCACTTCGTCGGGGCAGGAAGTGGGGGCGCTGTACGGGTTTGTGCGGTGGCTGATTAAAATGCTGCGCGAGCAAAACCCGGCCTATGTGGCGGTGTGTTTTGATTCCCCGGGCGGCTGCGCGCGGCGCAAAGCGCTTTTGCCTTCGTACAAAGCAAACCGCAAAAAACCCGATGACGCGTTGGTCAGCCAGCTGAATTTGGCGCGGGAACTGGTGGATACGCTGGGGCTGAAAGTGGTGGCACAAGACGGCATTGAAGCCGATGATTTAATGGCGTTTTTGGCGTTAAGCGCCGCCAAGCAACAGGTGCCCAGTGTGCTGGTAACGTCGGACAAAGACGTATATCAATTTTTAAATGATTGGATTCACATTTGGCCTTCCGGCGGCAAAGACGGCTTTAAAGGGCCGGAAGCCGCGCAAGAAAAATTTGGCGTAGACGTACCTTTCCTGCCGGATTATTTTTCTATCGTGGGGGACGCGGCGGACAATATCCCGGGCGTCATGGGGGTCGGCCCCAAAAGCGCGGTGGAGTTGATTCACAAATTCGGCCACTTGGAAGACATCATCCGCGCCGCCCAAAACGATAACCCCGATTTAAAACCGGCCTTGGCCAAAAAAATTCTGGCCCATGAGGGGGAGGCTTTGCTCTCCAAACAGCTGGTGGTGTTGGATCCTAATTTGCAAATGCCCTTTTCGCTGGAAGATTACCGCGTGCGCACCCCGGATGCCGAAAAACTTTCCGCGTTGTTTGCGCATTACGAATTTAAAAATTTGCTGGATTTTTTCCAAGCGCCCCGTCCGGCGGCCGCTGTCGTTGCGCAAGAAACGCGGGTGGAGATGTCCCTGCAGGACGTCTTAAACCGGGCCGGGCAAAGCGGGGCGGTGTTTGTGCACACGCAGGATGATTTTTTGGCGGTGGGATTAAACGCCCGCGAGGCCGCGGTGGTGCCGCTTAGCGAAGTGGAGCCGTGGGAGTTGGACGCCCTTAAAAAAATCATAGAAAACGACGCCGTTGAAAAAATCGGTTACGATTTAAAACTGACCCTGCGCGAGCTGGATATCAACGTGCACGGGCAGTTTATTTCTTGTTTTGACGGACGCCTGGCCAAATATCTGTTGGATCCGTCGGGCGATTTAAGTTTTTCCGGTGCGTGTTTGGAGTATTTTTCGGCTACCGTCAGCGAGGAAGACCCCCGTGCGCTGCTGTGGGAATACAACCGTTTTATTTGGCCGCTTAAGGAACAACTTACCCAAAAACTGCAGCAAAGCGGCCAGTACGAATTGTACCGCACGCTGGAACTGCCGCTGATGATGGTGCTGTCGGATATGGAGTTTGCCGGGTTTCGCATTGATCCAGGCTGGCTGGAAAGTTTTAAGGCGCTATTGGAGCAGGAAATCGCCCGCCTGCAAAAAGAAATTGACGGCTACGCCGGTTATCCCGTCAACATTAACTCCACCAAACAGCTGGGCACGCTTTTGTTTGAAGAAATGAAAATTCCGCCCGTCAAAAAAACCAAAACGGGCTATTCCACGGATGAAGCGGTCTTGGAGCAAATCGCCCAAACCCATCCCATTGCCCGGGCCATTTTGGAGTACCGCGCCAATAATAAACTCAAAAGCACGTATGTGGACAATCTGCTTTTAATGGCGGACGAAAACGATAAAGTGCATTCGTATTTGGATCAAACGGGCACGGTAACGGGGCGTTTGTCCAGTTCCAGCCCCAACTTGCAAAATATCCCCGTCCGTACGGAAAAAGGCCGCCTGCTTCGCAAAGCGTTTTGTGCGGCGCCGGGGAATGTGCTGTTAAGCGTAGACTATTCGCAGATTGACCTTCGCGTACTGGCGCACGAAAGCCAGGATCCGGTGCTGATGCAGGCGTTTTGGGACGGGGGAGACATCCACACCCAAACGGCCGCGCAGATTTTTGGCGTGATGCCGCTGATGGTAACCGACCAGATGCGCTCTAGTGCAAAGGCAATTAATTTTGGTATTATTTATGGACAGGGCCCCATGGGCCTTTCCCAATCGCTCGGCATCTCCATGCGAGAAGCAAAAGAATACATAGACAATTATTTTAAAAATTTCCGCGTGGTGCGGGAATGGATTGACAAAAACATCGCTGCCGCCCGCCAAAACGGATATGTAAAAACCATGCTGGGCCATGTGCGGTATCTGCCGGAGTTTAATATGGGTGTAGGGGCAATGGCTTCTTTTGCCCAGCGGGCCGCCATCAACACGATTGTGCAGGGCGGGTCGGCCGATATCATCAAAAAAGCGATGATTGACGTTTTTACCGCTTACCGGGGGACGCCCGTCCAAATGACCATGCAGGTGCATGACGAGCTGATTTTTGAATTGCCGCAGCAGCAGTTAACCGAAGCGGCGGCCCACATTAAAGAGCTGATGCAAAACGCCGTGCACTTGCGGGTGCCGCTTTTGGCCAGTGCAAAAGCCGGCAAAAATTGGTACGAGCTGGAAAAACTGCCTTTATGA